One genomic window of Actinoplanes lobatus includes the following:
- a CDS encoding cell division protein FtsK, which yields MSDNPTPGPDGFDWSAAEYDLADQPDAAVVDLDTARARRAAAEPGGTHFEVALDAEPQRGGDPVDPPPAATGGRIPIVPVGWNTWPNIKHSAKQAAAIGAYRLGFHALRSPWYALLAAFWSIVGAFRLLGRQIKWWWVSEQYGLRQAAADANDPAMWLKLHREVKATRMWRGIVLLAGLLTLLIGGPILYATAPTWALLASAAGVVAFLAHIGRPDDRPIITPATVAGRFRRINPDIILRAYYAAGLGHPDRSHQQVAFGSTMARDRSGTGSQVSIDLPYGKTFDDAVKARGAIASGLDVAISQVFITRDATSHRRHTLWVADRDPLSVGVGSTPLLRCKPTDIWQPAPFGLDERGNKVEILLMWISIMIAAQPRQGKTWAARLLGLYAALDPYVKITVFDGGGKPDWRKFALIADRCAFGLAMTRDGDPAEIVLEALREIKADVQDRYERLSKLPVDVCPEGKLTREIARDPKYKMPVRMVILDEFQEYFDLGDISKEIAALLVYLVKVAPAAGVIFVDATQRPSGVGTGQVAQQFISFRDNHQVRFSLRTGSWQVSDLALGSGAYSEGFDSSTLLPSYKGVGILRGATDATPTVRTFFADGDDAEKILIAARGLREQTGTLTGMAAGEDVARISRDVLADVRSMFERGENGLQWEDLAERLAGRLPEHYADITAESISAQVRAFGVRSVDVKRGGRALKGAKVDDIDAAIDRRKAA from the coding sequence GTGAGCGACAACCCGACTCCCGGCCCTGACGGGTTCGACTGGAGCGCCGCCGAATACGACCTGGCTGACCAGCCCGACGCCGCCGTGGTGGACCTGGACACGGCCCGAGCCCGGCGGGCGGCGGCCGAGCCCGGCGGCACCCACTTCGAGGTGGCCCTGGACGCCGAGCCGCAGCGCGGCGGCGACCCGGTCGACCCGCCGCCGGCCGCGACCGGCGGCCGGATCCCGATCGTGCCGGTCGGCTGGAACACCTGGCCCAACATCAAGCACAGCGCGAAGCAGGCCGCCGCGATCGGCGCGTACCGGCTCGGCTTCCACGCGCTGCGCTCGCCCTGGTACGCGCTGCTCGCCGCGTTCTGGTCGATCGTCGGCGCGTTCCGGCTGCTCGGCCGCCAGATCAAGTGGTGGTGGGTGTCGGAGCAGTACGGGCTGCGGCAGGCCGCCGCCGACGCCAACGACCCGGCGATGTGGCTCAAGCTGCACCGGGAGGTCAAGGCCACCCGGATGTGGCGCGGGATCGTGCTGCTGGCCGGTCTGCTCACGCTGCTGATCGGCGGACCGATCCTGTACGCGACCGCACCGACGTGGGCGCTGCTGGCGAGCGCCGCGGGCGTGGTGGCGTTCCTGGCCCACATCGGCCGCCCCGACGACCGGCCGATCATCACCCCGGCGACCGTCGCCGGACGGTTCCGCCGGATCAACCCGGACATCATCCTTCGGGCGTACTACGCCGCCGGGCTCGGCCACCCGGACCGGTCCCACCAACAGGTGGCGTTCGGTTCGACGATGGCCCGGGACCGGTCCGGGACCGGCTCTCAGGTGTCGATCGATCTGCCGTACGGCAAGACGTTCGACGACGCGGTCAAGGCGCGCGGCGCGATCGCGTCCGGCCTGGACGTGGCGATCTCTCAGGTGTTCATCACCCGCGACGCCACCTCGCACCGGCGGCACACGCTGTGGGTGGCCGACCGTGACCCGCTGTCGGTTGGTGTGGGGAGCACGCCGCTGCTGCGGTGCAAGCCCACCGACATCTGGCAGCCTGCCCCGTTCGGCCTGGACGAGCGCGGCAACAAGGTCGAGATCCTGCTGATGTGGATCTCGATCATGATCGCCGCTCAGCCCCGGCAGGGTAAGACGTGGGCCGCGCGGTTGCTCGGCCTGTACGCCGCGCTCGACCCGTACGTGAAGATCACAGTGTTCGACGGTGGCGGTAAGCCGGACTGGCGCAAGTTCGCGTTGATCGCCGACCGGTGCGCGTTCGGTCTGGCGATGACCCGCGACGGCGACCCGGCCGAGATCGTGTTGGAAGCGCTGCGGGAGATCAAGGCCGACGTTCAGGACCGTTACGAGCGGCTGTCCAAGCTGCCCGTGGACGTGTGCCCGGAAGGCAAGCTGACCCGAGAGATCGCCCGTGATCCGAAGTACAAGATGCCGGTCCGCATGGTGATCCTGGACGAGTTCCAGGAGTACTTCGATCTCGGGGACATCTCCAAGGAGATCGCCGCGCTGCTGGTGTATCTGGTCAAGGTCGCCCCGGCGGCCGGCGTCATCTTCGTCGACGCAACCCAGCGGCCCAGCGGAGTCGGCACCGGGCAGGTCGCTCAGCAGTTCATCAGCTTCCGCGACAACCACCAGGTGCGATTCAGCCTGCGCACCGGGTCGTGGCAGGTCAGTGACCTGGCACTCGGTTCCGGCGCGTACTCGGAAGGCTTCGACTCGTCCACGCTGCTGCCGTCCTACAAGGGCGTCGGCATCCTACGTGGTGCCACCGACGCGACGCCGACGGTGCGCACGTTCTTCGCCGACGGCGACGACGCCGAGAAGATCCTGATCGCCGCTCGTGGCCTGCGGGAACAGACGGGGACGCTGACCGGTATGGCCGCCGGGGAGGACGTGGCCCGGATCTCCCGCGACGTGCTCGCCGACGTGCGCTCGATGTTCGAGCGCGGCGAGAACGGCTTGCAGTGGGAGGACCTGGCCGAGCGGCTGGCCGGTCGTCTGCCGGAGCACTACGCCGACATCACCGCCGAATCGATCTCGGCTCAGGT
- a CDS encoding NUDIX domain-containing protein, producing MVPQHTHRTFTHPDVLAAAAAGASWADPETDPTRIDWTTRQAAAVIPFNVIDGRPVNPCESTGIRYGRNELGHWGEQVCADALVSAVDSAGHRWIVMVERSDGHGWALPGGYVDPGEDPTDAAVRELREETSLSANPSDPWVTTLPARYVPDPRASDEAWMVTVLVRIDFGPIEHPWQLPQPTAGDDAVCAAWVLADNFKALTTYLDDEFYAEIFPAHRAMLADALGSGE from the coding sequence ATGGTCCCGCAACACACGCACCGCACCTTCACCCACCCCGACGTGCTCGCCGCCGCTGCGGCCGGCGCGTCGTGGGCCGACCCCGAGACCGACCCGACCCGCATCGACTGGACGACCCGGCAGGCCGCCGCCGTCATCCCGTTCAACGTGATCGACGGGCGGCCGGTCAACCCGTGTGAGAGCACCGGCATCCGCTACGGCCGCAACGAGCTGGGCCATTGGGGCGAGCAGGTCTGCGCCGACGCCCTCGTGTCGGCCGTCGACTCCGCCGGACACCGCTGGATCGTCATGGTCGAGCGCTCCGACGGCCACGGATGGGCGCTCCCCGGCGGCTACGTCGACCCGGGTGAGGACCCCACCGACGCCGCCGTGCGGGAACTCCGGGAAGAGACCAGCCTTTCCGCCAACCCCAGCGACCCGTGGGTCACGACGCTGCCGGCCCGGTACGTGCCCGACCCGCGTGCCTCGGATGAGGCGTGGATGGTCACCGTGCTGGTCCGCATCGACTTCGGCCCCATCGAGCACCCGTGGCAGCTCCCCCAGCCCACCGCTGGCGACGACGCCGTGTGCGCGGCGTGGGTGCTGGCCGACAACTTCAAGGCCCTGACCACCTACCTGGACGACGAGTTCTACGCCGAGATCTTCCCGGCGCACCGGGCGATGCTCGCCGACGCGCTCGGCTCGGGGGAGTGA
- a CDS encoding ABC transporter permease — MTATTTPSAYPRTVDELIPHARDLVDRLGEIPSRNQLMKTFKVGGPKAKELIAALTTAPAAPTAAEPVPPIAVPTVTTGRGWDSPEASAAEREDLLRRAGRVNDPVSPVEPVVYPPPLIDPGDEMAWVGIARPPAEPVEPPAAESVAEPAPKRRRPIVWPVLILCLPAFVAIWGGWVEMGRLTGFGMVTLLPGISDFQINTAITLPIGVETYAAYALYVWLSGMVTGPALKFAKWSALASLLLGALGQVAYHLMAAAGWESAPWPITAAVSCIPVAVLGMGAGLAHLMHRSH; from the coding sequence ATGACCGCCACGACCACCCCGAGCGCCTACCCGCGCACCGTCGACGAACTGATCCCGCACGCACGCGACCTGGTCGACCGGCTCGGCGAGATCCCGAGCCGCAACCAGTTGATGAAGACCTTCAAGGTCGGCGGACCGAAGGCGAAAGAGCTGATCGCCGCGCTCACGACCGCCCCGGCCGCGCCGACCGCCGCCGAGCCGGTCCCGCCGATCGCCGTGCCCACCGTGACTACTGGTCGCGGGTGGGACTCGCCTGAGGCGAGCGCGGCGGAACGCGAGGATCTGCTCCGCCGAGCGGGCCGGGTGAACGACCCGGTCTCGCCGGTCGAGCCGGTCGTATATCCGCCTCCGCTGATCGACCCCGGCGACGAGATGGCGTGGGTCGGCATCGCCCGTCCGCCCGCCGAGCCGGTCGAGCCGCCGGCGGCCGAGTCGGTCGCCGAGCCCGCGCCGAAGCGCCGCCGGCCGATCGTCTGGCCCGTGCTGATCCTCTGCCTGCCCGCGTTCGTCGCGATCTGGGGCGGCTGGGTCGAGATGGGACGCCTCACCGGGTTCGGCATGGTCACGCTGCTGCCCGGCATCTCTGACTTCCAGATCAACACGGCGATCACGCTGCCGATCGGCGTGGAGACCTACGCCGCGTACGCGCTGTACGTGTGGCTGTCCGGCATGGTCACTGGCCCGGCGCTCAAGTTCGCCAAGTGGTCGGCGCTCGCGTCGCTGCTGCTCGGCGCGCTCGGCCAGGTCGCCTACCACCTGATGGCCGCCGCTGGGTGGGAGTCGGCCCCGTGGCCGATCACCGCCGCCGTCTCCTGCATCCCGGTCGCCGTGCTCGGCATGGGCGCCGGTCTCGCGCACCTGATGCACCGCTCGCACTAG
- a CDS encoding RRQRL motif-containing zinc-binding protein encodes MARIRAAFHDPDGDRYGIPTYWWRGAPAGYATRRQLRERGLCPGGQPVAAQIMWRGVGGVRAAYLYRLDLARPKRTATPAVRAALAKAMRARRTCSTCSTVRPYCIPRSLGCCIECA; translated from the coding sequence ATGGCCCGCATCCGGGCCGCGTTCCACGACCCGGACGGTGACCGGTACGGCATCCCCACCTACTGGTGGCGGGGTGCCCCTGCCGGTTACGCCACCCGACGCCAACTGCGAGAACGCGGCCTCTGTCCCGGCGGACAACCCGTCGCCGCTCAGATCATGTGGCGCGGCGTCGGTGGCGTCCGCGCCGCCTACCTGTACCGGCTCGACCTGGCCCGGCCCAAGCGCACCGCGACGCCGGCCGTCCGAGCGGCGCTCGCCAAGGCGATGCGCGCTCGCCGCACCTGCTCGACCTGCTCGACCGTCCGGCCCTACTGCATCCCGCGCTCGCTCGGCTGCTGCATCGAGTGCGCGTGA
- a CDS encoding DUF6284 family protein → MSDHDFYAEPTAADLAAIEIEEPLINAELVWLDTEITLLNTAERGPVSELDVRRVRRAERAVIRETFALVARLTRSPSPRRAA, encoded by the coding sequence GTGAGTGATCACGACTTCTACGCCGAGCCGACCGCCGCCGACCTGGCGGCGATCGAGATCGAGGAACCGCTGATCAACGCCGAGTTGGTCTGGCTGGACACCGAGATCACCTTGCTGAACACGGCCGAGCGCGGACCGGTGAGTGAGCTGGACGTGCGCCGGGTGCGCCGCGCCGAGCGCGCGGTGATCCGCGAGACGTTCGCGCTGGTGGCCCGGCTGACTCGGTCGCCGAGCCCGCGCCGCGCGGCCTGA
- a CDS encoding GntR family transcriptional regulator — MATSRPRLTPPESLHQQIARNIRNEIEAGVLRDGQVLPSTRDLAAQWDVSVFTISEAMKVLMEEGLVVSQSRSRRVVRAPAQPVPQSEYRTSTPHVIFIGGFAGSGKTELGRILARQTGWPILDKDTLTRPVVEAALEVLGMSPNDRESATYLDLVRPREYESLLAATDENVGCGNSAIVTAPFLREFGDAAWIGRISAQMSKYRAQVTLVWVFCDEPTMQAYIRHRGAARDSAKLADWNGYIERIGLDFRPVSPYELVDNSASSSPLQEQAQELLKAILASESE, encoded by the coding sequence ATGGCTACGTCTCGCCCCCGCCTGACCCCGCCCGAGTCGCTTCATCAGCAAATTGCGAGGAACATCCGCAACGAGATTGAGGCCGGCGTGCTTCGCGACGGTCAGGTGTTGCCCTCAACGCGCGACCTCGCGGCGCAATGGGACGTAAGCGTCTTCACCATTTCCGAAGCGATGAAAGTCCTCATGGAAGAGGGACTGGTGGTAAGCCAGTCTCGATCCCGCCGAGTTGTACGCGCGCCGGCACAGCCGGTACCACAGTCCGAGTACCGGACCTCAACTCCGCACGTGATTTTCATCGGCGGATTCGCCGGGAGCGGAAAAACCGAACTTGGCCGCATCCTCGCACGTCAGACCGGATGGCCGATACTAGACAAAGATACGCTCACGAGGCCCGTAGTCGAGGCGGCACTCGAAGTTCTCGGCATGTCGCCGAATGACAGAGAATCCGCTACTTACTTGGATCTCGTCCGGCCGCGTGAATACGAATCACTGCTCGCGGCCACCGATGAGAACGTAGGGTGCGGGAATAGCGCCATCGTAACCGCGCCGTTTCTGCGTGAATTCGGGGATGCCGCATGGATTGGTCGGATCAGTGCCCAGATGTCGAAGTACCGGGCACAAGTGACCTTAGTTTGGGTGTTCTGTGACGAACCCACGATGCAGGCATACATCCGGCATCGTGGGGCAGCCAGAGATTCCGCCAAGCTCGCCGACTGGAATGGTTACATCGAGCGCATTGGCTTGGACTTCCGCCCCGTCTCACCATACGAGCTAGTCGACAACAGTGCCTCAAGTTCGCCGCTCCAAGAGCAGGCTCAAGAGCTACTAAAGGCAATTCTTGCCAGCGAGAGTGAGTGA
- a CDS encoding kinase has translation MKGVILYGPPASGKDSITAALHEINPVYCLFPRVKVGPGRTSGYRMATGQEAEQLRKQGEVVWENARYSSSYIIDRSFLLDHIGRSITVVHLGQTQAVSEVTKAIPEASWTVAYLWCPRDIAAIRIRARNTNDDEERLRAWDATEPLQDADLFIDTSKISIEQAAKLIDRFQKEASR, from the coding sequence ATGAAAGGCGTCATCCTCTATGGCCCACCGGCCTCTGGCAAAGACTCGATAACCGCCGCGCTGCATGAGATCAATCCTGTTTATTGTCTCTTTCCCCGCGTCAAGGTCGGTCCGGGTCGGACAAGCGGCTATCGGATGGCAACCGGGCAAGAGGCCGAGCAGCTACGGAAACAGGGTGAGGTGGTATGGGAGAACGCTCGATACAGTTCCAGCTATATCATCGATCGGTCTTTCCTTCTTGACCACATCGGCCGATCCATAACGGTAGTACATCTAGGCCAGACTCAGGCCGTGTCAGAGGTGACGAAAGCGATACCGGAAGCCTCATGGACGGTCGCATATCTTTGGTGCCCCAGAGATATCGCCGCGATTCGCATTCGAGCGCGCAACACTAACGACGACGAAGAGCGCTTGCGCGCTTGGGACGCAACCGAACCACTTCAAGACGCAGACCTATTCATTGACACATCGAAGATATCGATCGAGCAGGCCGCGAAGCTTATCGACAGATTCCAGAAAGAGGCGTCTCGCTAG
- a CDS encoding beta/alpha barrel domain-containing protein: MIVCVPALTPGAQGTIDTSALRPYINRAANTWVHSFLLSGSTTRGDLLTAKDKGSIIDIWLEQLPPGRIIACCWNSDDIKESSARGVRAMAVLQALPNENAALDFLASLPGGSYIYSHPMYTPTVFNTELATLAAKAGVLPAGGKVAKIGFSDITGIRNATGPEFALLDGSSRQIGKRIEAGASGVIATPLSHIPSPFPTADLPALQPVIDASQATLDALPDRPARTAHLLQAAFGS, translated from the coding sequence ATGATTGTCTGTGTTCCTGCCTTGACCCCTGGCGCACAGGGAACGATCGACACCAGCGCACTCAGGCCGTATATCAACCGCGCGGCCAACACGTGGGTTCACTCATTCCTGTTATCTGGCTCCACTACGCGCGGCGATCTGCTAACCGCCAAGGATAAAGGGTCGATCATCGATATCTGGCTAGAGCAGTTGCCGCCTGGCAGGATAATCGCCTGTTGCTGGAATAGTGACGACATCAAGGAATCGAGCGCCCGTGGCGTTCGAGCCATGGCGGTTCTCCAGGCACTTCCGAACGAAAATGCCGCTCTAGATTTTCTAGCCTCACTTCCGGGCGGCTCTTACATTTACAGTCATCCGATGTACACACCGACTGTTTTCAATACGGAGCTAGCTACGCTCGCCGCTAAAGCCGGAGTACTCCCGGCGGGCGGAAAGGTGGCGAAAATCGGCTTCTCCGATATCACGGGAATCAGGAATGCAACAGGGCCGGAATTTGCCCTCCTAGACGGCTCATCGCGTCAAATAGGCAAGCGCATCGAGGCGGGCGCGTCAGGGGTAATTGCAACGCCCCTGAGCCACATCCCGTCACCGTTCCCGACTGCTGACCTGCCCGCGCTCCAGCCGGTGATCGACGCGTCTCAGGCGACGCTAGACGCCCTGCCGGACCGACCTGCCAGGACGGCTCACCTACTGCAAGCTGCGTTCGGGAGCTGA
- a CDS encoding STAS domain-containing protein — protein MHATVTDHRSDVAVLHLRGELDADTAGQLSTALAGLLERPVPRIVVDLTGLKFCDSVGLSAFITSKQVISARGGWLSFAGANPFLAQLMETVGLSRYFAIFPEVDDAIAAAQI, from the coding sequence ATGCACGCCACAGTCACCGATCACCGCTCCGATGTCGCCGTGCTGCACCTGCGCGGCGAGCTGGACGCCGACACCGCCGGTCAGCTGTCCACGGCCCTGGCCGGCCTGCTGGAGCGCCCGGTGCCGCGGATCGTGGTCGACCTGACCGGGCTGAAGTTCTGCGACTCGGTGGGGCTGAGCGCGTTCATCACGAGTAAACAGGTGATCTCCGCGCGTGGCGGGTGGCTGAGCTTCGCCGGCGCCAACCCGTTCCTCGCACAGCTCATGGAGACGGTCGGTCTCAGCCGATATTTCGCGATCTTTCCGGAAGTCGACGATGCGATAGCGGCTGCCCAGATCTAG
- the deoD gene encoding purine-nucleoside phosphorylase has protein sequence MSVHIGGKPGDIAERVLLPGDPMRAKWIAETFLEDPVCYTQVRGMLGFTGTWQGVRVSVQGSGMGMPSASIYTHELINEYGVKSVIRIGSCGALAMDLNLGDVVAAIGSATDSNMNRARFDGLIDYAPVADFGLLRTAVDVAEAQGVPIRVGPILAADAFYTDRPDLYDALADYGVLAVEMESAAIYTIAARYGAKALTILTVSDHIKRHEAMDSAQREQGFSNMVKIGLATAIADA, from the coding sequence ATGAGCGTGCACATCGGTGGCAAGCCCGGAGACATCGCCGAACGGGTGCTGCTGCCCGGCGACCCGATGCGGGCGAAGTGGATCGCCGAGACCTTCCTGGAGGACCCGGTCTGCTACACCCAGGTCCGGGGGATGCTCGGCTTCACCGGCACCTGGCAGGGTGTCCGGGTCTCGGTGCAGGGTTCCGGCATGGGCATGCCGTCGGCCTCCATCTACACCCACGAGCTGATCAACGAGTACGGCGTGAAGTCGGTCATCCGGATCGGCTCCTGCGGCGCCCTCGCCATGGACCTCAACCTGGGTGACGTGGTCGCGGCGATCGGCTCGGCCACCGACTCCAACATGAACCGGGCCCGGTTCGACGGTCTGATCGACTACGCCCCGGTCGCCGACTTCGGTCTGCTGCGCACCGCGGTCGACGTGGCCGAGGCGCAGGGCGTGCCGATCCGGGTGGGCCCGATCCTGGCCGCCGACGCCTTCTACACCGACCGCCCCGACCTGTACGACGCCCTCGCCGACTACGGCGTGCTCGCGGTCGAGATGGAGTCGGCCGCGATCTACACGATCGCCGCCCGCTACGGCGCCAAGGCGCTGACGATCCTCACCGTCAGCGACCACATCAAGCGCCACGAGGCGATGGACTCCGCTCAGCGCGAGCAGGGCTTCAGCAACATGGTGAAGATCGGCCTGGCGACAGCGATCGCGGACGCCTAG
- a CDS encoding nucleoside deaminase, translated as MRRALAVASTSPDDVPVGAVILGPDGAELASAGNERELTGDPTGHAEILAIRRAAARLGEWRLEGCTLVVTLEPCTMCAGALVLARISTLVFGAWEPKTGAVGSLWDVVRDRRLNHRPEVYGGVLETECATLMRDFFR; from the coding sequence ATGCGGCGCGCGCTCGCCGTCGCGTCCACCTCGCCCGACGACGTCCCGGTCGGGGCGGTCATCCTCGGCCCGGACGGCGCCGAGCTGGCGTCCGCCGGCAACGAGCGGGAGCTCACCGGTGATCCGACCGGGCACGCCGAGATCCTCGCCATCCGCCGGGCCGCCGCCCGGCTGGGCGAGTGGCGGCTCGAGGGCTGCACCCTGGTGGTCACCCTGGAGCCGTGCACCATGTGCGCCGGCGCGCTGGTCCTGGCCCGGATCTCCACGCTGGTCTTCGGCGCCTGGGAACCCAAGACCGGGGCGGTCGGTTCCCTCTGGGACGTGGTCCGGGACCGCCGCCTCAACCACCGTCCGGAGGTCTACGGCGGCGTCCTGGAAACCGAGTGCGCCACGCTGATGCGCGACTTCTTCCGCTAG
- a CDS encoding tRNA adenosine deaminase-associated protein has product MSIFAAAVARAKSGWTASELDLSGLADIDEVVDALRDTEPDADLAVLFVESDDEYLAILRLDEGEDLRVFGSDSAFAEESRIGSVLLGEVETPALGLDDLGSGDEDDKPAEPDADPVGDADLLGDLGVNAQRLLALCGMDGMLPSDVTAEICQRIGCGDEMEELREA; this is encoded by the coding sequence GTGTCGATTTTCGCTGCCGCTGTCGCCCGTGCCAAGAGCGGATGGACGGCGTCGGAGCTGGACCTTTCAGGCCTGGCCGACATCGACGAGGTGGTGGACGCGCTCCGGGATACCGAGCCGGACGCCGACCTCGCGGTGTTGTTCGTCGAGAGCGACGACGAGTACCTCGCCATCCTGCGCCTGGACGAGGGCGAGGATCTGCGGGTCTTCGGGTCCGATTCGGCCTTCGCCGAGGAGTCGCGGATCGGATCGGTGCTGCTCGGTGAGGTGGAGACACCGGCCCTCGGGCTGGACGACCTGGGTTCGGGTGACGAGGACGACAAGCCGGCCGAGCCGGACGCCGACCCGGTCGGTGACGCCGATCTGCTCGGCGATCTCGGGGTGAACGCGCAGCGGCTGCTCGCCCTGTGCGGGATGGACGGGATGCTGCCGTCCGACGTCACCGCCGAGATCTGCCAGCGGATCGGTTGCGGGGACGAGATGGAGGAGCTGCGCGAGGCGTGA
- a CDS encoding M23 family metallopeptidase, which translates to MCQDVAVRLLRTLSGLTIAAVCLAGCGSTNGSATPTSTPQFVDPAAQASSADPAAAPSAPAGAAPGPSTAPSTPPSVKPSTSATAPVDVKYVFPVDASNVDWHDTHSKYPATDIFVNCGSRFVATTSGRVLEVSLTDTYVEGKPDGPANGGLSVSILGDDGVRYYGSHLSKVQSGIRAGVRVKAGQLLGVTGKTGNANDVCHLHYGISPPCAKTGDWKVRRGVVWPYTYLASWRKDGQKSPVASVATWKRKNNCQA; encoded by the coding sequence ATCTGCCAGGATGTCGCGGTGCGTTTACTCCGTACCCTCTCTGGTTTGACGATCGCGGCGGTCTGCCTGGCCGGCTGCGGGTCCACCAATGGGTCGGCCACGCCGACCTCGACCCCGCAGTTCGTCGACCCGGCCGCACAGGCGTCCTCGGCCGATCCGGCGGCGGCCCCCTCGGCCCCGGCCGGCGCCGCTCCCGGCCCGAGCACCGCGCCCAGCACGCCGCCGTCGGTGAAGCCGTCCACGAGCGCGACGGCCCCGGTCGACGTGAAGTACGTCTTCCCCGTCGACGCGTCGAACGTCGACTGGCACGACACCCACTCGAAGTACCCGGCGACCGACATCTTCGTGAACTGCGGCTCCCGGTTCGTCGCCACCACGAGTGGACGGGTGCTGGAGGTGAGCCTCACCGACACCTACGTCGAGGGGAAGCCGGACGGCCCGGCCAACGGTGGGCTGTCGGTGTCGATCCTGGGTGACGACGGGGTGCGCTACTACGGCTCGCACCTGAGCAAGGTGCAGTCCGGCATCCGGGCCGGCGTGCGGGTGAAGGCGGGGCAGCTGCTCGGCGTCACCGGCAAGACCGGCAACGCCAACGATGTCTGCCACCTGCACTACGGCATCTCGCCACCGTGCGCGAAGACCGGCGACTGGAAGGTGCGGCGCGGCGTGGTCTGGCCCTACACCTACCTGGCGTCGTGGCGTAAGGACGGCCAGAAGAGCCCGGTCGCGTCGGTCGCCACCTGGAAGCGCAAGAACAACTGCCAGGCCTAG
- a CDS encoding prephenate dehydrogenase — translation MSTAVIGLGLIGGSLLRALAAAGHDVVGYDADPATREAARAAGFRVAGTVPEAVRGTELTALAVPLTVLPEVIAEMAGHDGLVTDVTSVKGPVRDLMKGFRFVGGHPMAGKETSGFAASEAALFAGCAWVLCLEPHGTDLADWLSLAGLFTSMGARVVPVTATEHDTAVARISHVPHLFAAALATQLVADPLAGTLAAGSFRDGTRVAATRPELTAAMCGGNRSAVQRELHRLIGDLQRLEEHLSAGDPTSALVPYLSLASQARGAWPPAPGTPEKVPADVEALLELGRAGGWVTSVNDTELVGMRPGSDLYLS, via the coding sequence GTGAGCACAGCGGTGATCGGACTCGGGCTGATCGGTGGTTCCCTGCTGCGGGCGCTGGCCGCCGCCGGACACGACGTGGTGGGCTACGACGCCGACCCGGCCACCCGGGAGGCGGCACGCGCGGCCGGGTTCCGGGTCGCCGGCACGGTGCCCGAGGCGGTCCGGGGCACGGAACTGACCGCTCTGGCCGTACCCCTGACGGTGTTGCCTGAAGTGATCGCCGAGATGGCCGGTCACGACGGCCTGGTGACCGACGTGACCTCGGTGAAGGGTCCCGTCAGGGACCTGATGAAGGGTTTCCGGTTCGTCGGCGGGCATCCGATGGCCGGCAAGGAGACCTCGGGGTTCGCGGCGTCGGAGGCGGCCCTGTTCGCAGGATGCGCGTGGGTGCTCTGCCTGGAGCCGCACGGCACCGATCTGGCCGACTGGCTGTCGCTGGCCGGGCTGTTCACCTCGATGGGCGCGCGGGTGGTGCCGGTGACCGCGACCGAGCACGACACCGCGGTGGCCCGGATCAGTCACGTGCCGCACCTGTTCGCCGCCGCACTGGCCACCCAACTGGTGGCAGATCCGCTGGCCGGGACGCTGGCGGCCGGATCGTTCCGGGACGGCACCCGGGTGGCCGCGACCCGTCCCGAACTGACCGCGGCGATGTGCGGGGGCAACCGGAGTGCCGTTCAACGGGAGCTGCACCGGCTGATCGGTGATCTCCAGCGGCTGGAGGAGCACCTCTCGGCCGGCGACCCGACCTCGGCGCTGGTGCCCTACCTGTCGCTCGCCTCGCAGGCGCGGGGCGCGTGGCCGCCGGCGCCGGGCACGCCGGAGAAGGTGCCGGCCGACGTCGAGGCGCTTCTGGAGCTGGGCCGGGCGGGCGGATGGGTGACGTCGGTGAACGACACCGAGCTTGTCGGAATGCGGCCGGGATCTGACCTCTATCTCTCCTAA